The Mycosarcoma maydis chromosome 6, whole genome shotgun sequence genomic sequence ACCTGGGAGCCAAAAGCCGACTCCCGAATTCGGCCTTCTGAAATTTTGagctgcattcgtgattcgtgattcgtgattcgtgaatcacacaaatcacgaaataTCAAGAATATCACGAATTTGACAGGTCAagaactcgtgactgctcACAACTGAGCTTCGTGGAACATATTGCTTGCTGATGATTGCTTCTCCCGCTCACACCACTTTCTTGGTCTCACTTCCACCTCATACCTCCTTTTGGATCGATATAGACAGAGATGGGTGCCTCTCAGTCGTCGCACAAGCCAGGTGTGGCTGGAGGCACCGCCACCGATGCGAATGGCGATCCTGCCTTTGTCGACTACTACGAGCTTCTCCACATAGAACAGACGGCCACATCTGACGAGATTCGCAAAGCGTACCGCAAACTTGCCCTCAAGCACCATCCAGACAAGAATCCGGACAATGTTGAGCAAGCAAACAAGATCTTTCACAAGCTGCAAGAGGCGTACGAGATACTCTCTGATGACACAGAGCGCGCATGGTATGACCAGAACCGAGAGCGCTTGCTCAATGGCGAGGGGCCggatctcgacgatgacgatgtcTTCGAAGCGTTCCGATCGGGTGCAGCCGAAGCTCCTCAACCGACGAGCTCTGCGCGTGGACTGACAGCCAAGGCACTGCTGCGCTTCTTTGATCCAAGCCTAGCAAAGGACTTGACCGAAGGCGACAATGGCTTCTACGCAACCTACCGCCGCCTCTTTGAACGTCTTGCACAAGAGGAGCGGATAGCAGCGCCATATCCGGGAGAGGAAAAAGACAGCACGCTTCCGTCTGCTGATGCATATCCATCATTCGGCTACAGTCACACTCCCTACTCGAATGCAAAGGGCCAGCAAGCTGCAATTCACCAGACGCCGGTCAAGGACTTTTACAACGTCTTTATGAACTTTCAGTCGCGCAAGAGCTTTGGATGGTTCGACAAGTACGATGTTCGTGACGCACCAGATCGAAGAGTGAAACGACTCATGGAGAAAGAGAACAAGCGTGCAAGAGACGCTGCAAGGCGCGAGTACAACGACGCCGTTCGATCCCTGGCTGCTTTCATTCGCAAGCGAGATCCACGATACAAGAAGTTCCAGGCAGAACTCAACTCCACCGGTCCCGGATCGACCGCCGATCtagcaagaagaaaagcCGAGGCAGAGAAGATCAGACTGGAGCGAGAGGCACGTGCCCAATCCTACCAGGCGCAGAGTTGGCAACAGCCCGACTACCACTTTtccgacgaggacgacgaggaagaagaggacgtcaacgatgatgacgcTGACAGCGATTTTGAAAGCGTTCAGAAAGACGGCAGCAGATCGCTGGCAGGTCAAGATGGAGCATTAGACTCACTTGACCACTCCTACGCTGCTTGGGACTGCGTTGCATGCGACAGGGTTTTCCAATCCGAGGCTGCTTTTCGCAATCACGAGCGGAGCGCCAAGCATAACAAAGCGGTCCAGAAGCTTCAACGTGAAATgcaagacgaagaagacgagctCGGTCTCGGACTTGATGCAGACGATATTGCAATTGACGCGTCTCTAGCAGACATGCACCTTGATGGGAGCATGGCACAGACCAAGGCAGATACCAACGTCTCGGCCGGCTTCTCGATACCCGCCTTTGCTTCAGAGGGAGCAGCaggcaagagcaagaagcagaagaagcaggccaagaagcgtaGACAGATGGAAGAGGTTGCCGGGCgcacgctcgacgaagATGGTTTTGTGGTGCAAGATCTGAACAGAAAGCAGGCCAAGCCTCGAGCAAGTGAGGAGGCTTCTCCTGCTAATGAGCCGTCAAACGATACCGGGGCGAACAAAGACACTTTGGTCATACAtgttgtcgatgatgatgaccaACTCGACGGCGACGCTGAAACAAACGTATGCGACCAGGTAGGCGCAGGCGATGAAGAAAGCGTGCCGCCAAAGCCATCCGCGTCACAAAAGCATGACGCAGCAAAGTCAAAGACTGGTCCTGACCAATTGCAAGCAACAGACAAGGGAGCTCTCTCAGGAACCAAAGATGATCCTTGGGCCGGTCTCGAAGATCCCTACATCCCAAAATCTGCTTTCTCGGTCAGCCTCCCTCCACCGCTGCCCCCGCTGACTAGGCCTGCTGGCTCTTTTGACATCTTTGGCTACGGCAGTCTCATCTTCAAACCGCCCCCTTACGTCATTGGCGCGACGCCATGCTACATCAAAGGCTTTGTTCGGCGGTTCGCACAGCACTCGGTCGACCATCGAGGCACTCACGAGCGTCCAGGGCGGGTTGTGACACTTGTCAAAGCCTCGGATTGGCATCCGCTGCGCAGAGCGGCTAAGGTGGACGAACCAAAGTCACCCGAGGGAGACATCGTTTGGGGTGTCTCGTTTACGATTGACCCAGAGCATGCCCAGGTGGTGAAGCAATACCTCGACTATAGAGAAAAGAATGGATACAGTGCCATGTACGTGCCGCTCTACACAAAATCAAAAGAGCAAGACGGCGCACAGGAAGAGACAGTGCTCAAAAACGCGCTCGTCTATGTCGGCTTGCCGTCGAATCCTGCGTTTGTGGGGCCACAGTCACTGGATGCTCTTGCGCAACGCATCTACACGTGTGCTGGACCGTCGGGACCGAATGCAGAGTACTTGCTGAAGCTTGCCAATGCGGTGCGAGAGCTTGCGCCGCAGTCGGTTGACCAGCATCTCTTTAGCCTGGAAAAGCgactgcttctgcttcagGAGCAGAAAGTGGATCCAGCCATGCTCATTGCTCAGGAAGCCAAGCAGCCGTCTTGCAAAAAGGTGACGACAGATAGCATTGAAGATGAAGAGGACCAACAAGACGCCAGGGGCTGGAAGGGCAAGAAAGGCAGCAAAGGTAAGCTAAGCGGCAAAAGCAAAGAGTGGTGCAACGTGTGCAAAGCAGGGTTCGAGAGTAGAAGCAAGCTCTTCAACCACATTCGAGAGACGGGTCATGCCTTGGCAAGCGAGCAGAACGGATCGGTTAAGAAAGCAAGACGCAAGTAGTTGTCTTTTGTTCTGTCCATCTGTAACAACCTGGATTTTTCCATGCAGACACGGATAGTACAAGACTGCAGGATGATGGTGTGACTGATGCTAGCGTATTTTCACCCCGTACTATTCGATACACTAAGCTGCGCATTTACCCGCTGCCTTTGCACTTCGTTTGGTGTGTACCGCAGCGACCTTGCTGCAACGAGAAGAAACCGCCTGATCACGACCACGATCATCAGCGAGTCTTTGGTCTTTCAGGTTGTCCGTGCAAAGATGCCTGCAAGCAGAGTGGCAGAATAGAGAGAACTCGGCCAAGTTGATGATGTGTGGCTGTTGCCCATACAGATCAAGCGATAAGGTTAGGTCCGAGCAGATGCCAGCTCTCGCCGAGTGCGCTCATTCGGTTACCGACGGACAGGAGACCAAGCAGCCAATACGATCGCGGTGGaagcaaatcacgaatcgtgaatacacACACCGCAAGCACACAGACACGGAATTTAAAGTTCAAACAGCGCAAGACGTCCTGGAGGCGCGTCTGAGAAGAAAGCCACGAGCGTCACTTCACTAGCACAcaaagcaatcgtgaaacaCGCACCACTCACCACACACAACGCAGGACGAATGCTTACGAGGTTCAACGTTCCGTGGTCTGTTCCTAGAAATCGGTGCATGTGTGATCAGTCTCGAATGGAAGGATAACCACCATCTGGAAGCTGTTGCACACAACTTGGAAGCAACAGCGAACGTGGATGTGGCAGAAGTCACAAGTGGCGCAAGGCGTCGTGCGTTGTATCTTGACATGTTGGACGCCTGCACAGCGCAGTCACAGTTGAACTGCGAGATGTTCTTGAATTCCACCTGCACAACAACTAAGTTAGCGAGGAAAGCCAAGGCCCTGAATGCATTGAGCTCAGGGTCGACAGCAACGAGTCTTGGCACcgacgattcacgattcgaaGCCAaacaagacgatgacgctGGACAAGCATGAATGCGCGTCAAGGCTCCTCAGTTTGCACACTCGATTGTgtgttcgtgattgcttccGCAGAAGCAAACGCTTGCCGAAGTGGAAATACAATGTATAAGTACCTCTCGTCATCGAAAGCTTGCCTCCCCGGCTTGAGCTGACAAACCCGCTTCTCTCCCCCTCTTCATACCTACTCCTTGTACTACATCCACTCTTCACTGCTACttgattgtgattgtgatgcTGTCTGCTACTTTTTGCGCGAACGTCCGCTCAATGACTGGATCGTACCTATGCGCCATCCTCTTGATTTGCGTCTCGTTCGCGTTCGCGTTCGCACTCCCTGTCACCAGTCCACCTCAGCAGTTGGAGGCTCGGCAGGCTCCCAATCAGGTCGCCATCGACTATCCGACCGATCAGACGGCTGCTTTCAACGTGACCACCTTTGTCCTGCCCATTCCCCTCTCTGAAGCCTACTCTCTTGCCTCTCCGTACGAGCTGATCCTCGACCATGGGCTACCGACGTCGGTGATTCCGCAAGGATACTTCCCCTTGCTACTTACCGGAGGTTACTTCCACGATATCCGTCAGAGGTACCTTGGAGTGGTGCCTCTgcaggtcgagcagctcagcatGCTCTTGCTGTACCTGCCCTACGTCGACGTGCTCGGCGGAGGACAACGTCCGTTCAAGAGAAACATAAAGACCTACATGGACCAGCTGATTCCAACGCTTGTATCGGGCTTGACGCAGTTCGTCAATGCTGAGGTGGCAATCTTTGATCCTGCACACGCGGCGTATAAGCCTTCTGGAGGCAACACTGTCAGTTTGGCCGTTTCTCAAGGCATCGCAAACCCGATCGATGGTCCTGGCGTTGTTAATCCGCTCTACCAAGCCGTCTTTTCTcgcacctcgtcttccCCCATCACTGAGGCCAAGTTCCGCTCGATGCTCGCTCAACCCTTCTACACCAACCCAGGAACCGGCTGTAACCTCGTGACCTTCTACTACAATTACACCAACGCCAACCCCGGCTTCGTCACGGGTAACGCTCAGACTTTCACACCGCTCTTGAGGTCCAGCACCGATCATAGGAATGCTTATGGCTACACCGCTGCTACGTAAGTACTCGATCCATCCGAAAACGCCAGGAACACTGAAACAAGACATGATGACTGACATGCGCTTCTACTTTCCATTCATCCGTTCGCGGCCATCACAGGCAATGGGTCTTGCCTTCGGTGCCAGTAGACTGCAAGACTTTTGCATGAGTGTCTGTCATCTTTCGAGAGGAGATCCTTGCATCGTGtatcgacgatgcagatgtGAGACTAATGTTTTGTACATCGCACCAACCGGCTCGTGGCTCACACTCGTGGCTCACACTCGTGGCTACCGTGTGGTCCTCAATCGCACCTCGGGCTTGGCTCTTTGGTGGTGCGTCGATGATCGCGGTCAAAGATGGCACCGTGCGCCATTCAAAGTTCGCTCATGTACTATGAGATTCGATGACGAATGACACCGCATTTGTTCTTGACTGCAGTTGATGCTTTCTGTACAAGGtaaacagtcgtgagtgcggTCAGCGTGCAAGTTCGAGTGAGATGTGAAGGCCAGAAATCCACGGCGCGTGCACTGTCCAACACCGCTCAACGCTTTCCACGTTGACGCTTTAGGCTTGCTTGTGATTCCGATTCTCCATATCATCCCACGTCCACTGCCATcagtcgtgattggcaCCGCAGGCGTGAATCCCAGTCGACATCAAATCGTACGTGATAGAGTCAAAGATGGAGCTGACTCAACGTGCTAGCGATGGAATCCATCTCGACGTTGGCCAAGGCTCTtcgtcaccaccaccgaccCTGCAAGCTGACATACGCGTACGACCCATCACAATCCGATTCACCGAACCTGGCGTCCGCGATCTACGTCTCCATCTGCATTCAATCACATCTCTACGTGCGGTCCCGTTCAAGCGCTCCGATATCCATGTGCATTCAGGTCGACCAGAGCAGCGGCTTATCTTCGACTTTGATACCGAGGACCAGCAAACTGTCGCAACACGAGCACCAACGTCTCACCAAGAGGACTTCAGGGAGGAAGATGAATTGGTCCGCGATGTGATCGAATCGTTGAGCGCAGACGGGCTTATGGGCGGCGATTCGGTTCGTACGCTCAGGACAAAGATGGAGAGGTGTAGAGATGGGGTCAAGGGGAGAAGGTTGCGATCTCAATTCACGCGGGCAGGATCCTGATAAGAGAGCGGCCGTGAAGATTGGTCGAGTACCTGGAAGATCTGGACATTAGGACGCGAGTACAGAGTCGACAGACATTACGAGATCTGGCTCTAGATGATGATGCACATCGTGCAGGAAAGAGTGGCGTGAATGACGAGTCTGCAGAGCATAGCGATGCGGATGAAGAGGCGCGAAGCAATGGGCTTGCGAACGAAGAGGATATCGAGCGCGGTACGGTGGAGATGAAAGAGATGAGCCTTGGAGAAATGGTGGATTGGCTGAGCGCAAAAACGAACGAGGTCATAAgaggcgatggcagcgatgaCAGCGGTACAACCCCGTTCAACGCGCAAGAAGGAGGCAAGGGAAAGAAGCGCGAGCCAACGTGGTATTCCGACCACATCCGTCTCACCATCCGCACCGCCCGCGTCGTCTATATCCAATGCTCTGTTGGCGAGCTCTCCACCCGACCCTCCCATCCACTACCTTCGAACGCGCTGACGAATCCTCTGATTGACATCAACTCCTCCGATCTAGCCGTCCCCGACGCACCTGAAGTCGACCGCTCCACCTCCCCCACATCGCGCAACCGCGGCTTCAACCGATTGCTCGACGCCggactcactcacgacgaGATCTCCACCATCCGAGCCCAATTCCGCACCTCACATCCTCTCCATACATCCTACGACCTGATACAAGAGCGCGAGCATGCACAACatctgctcgagatggaagaaTCATGGATGGATACCTTCAacgccaccaccaacgaCGGCGGGGGATTGGGTGATTTTGGCGAACCAGCTTCCTCAGCGGAAGCATACACAACCGTGATGCAAGGTCTCATGGTAGGGTTCTTCGTGCCTCCTCTTATCCCGCTGTTTTGGTTTCGGCACAAACCGCATCCCTCTTCCCTGCCGTCTGCTGCAATGCGCCAGGAAGATGACGAaaacgacgatgacgacgagcaacagTGGGAGATGGAATGCTCAGAAATGTCGACGGAAAGCGTGTTTGGAAGCACCATGCAGATTTCCATCCTGTACGGATTGGTGGCGAACCTCATCATGGGCATCTTCCGATACGTCTGGTGAGCAGGACACTCAGCGGAAAAAGCGCGCAAATACGCCAATTTGCGCGAGGAAAACGATAGGCATTTCAATGGCATCCCAATCAAACGACAACCCTGTAAGCATGCATCCTGTTAAATGCCATTAGCAGCGTTCGTGTTGGCAGGCGTAGCGGAAGCAGAGACAAAGCTCATATCGCTGAAGAGCGACTCTCCCAAGAACCCATCGAGCATTCCAAAGTCCCAATCGATATCCACCACGCCTAcagcggctgctgcagcacccGAGTCATTTGCAGCTCCACTTTGACCGTTGCCTACACCGCTCGGACCAAGACCGCCACCGAGTgcggcggaagcagcaTTGGATGTGGCGACAGTCGATTCATGGGCATCGAACGGGATAGCGACCGTCCCGGACGTCGTATGGTTCAGTGCACATCCGCCGTATTGTGCGGACTGTTGCTGCCAAGGGCTGTGCAATGGTTGCTGGTACGGATGCGAGCcgagtgacgagtcgtggACGATAGCCGTCTGAACACCTGATGGACCCGCTTGGAACTGCATAAGCTGTCGAAGAGAGAAGGCGTCCGAATCAGCGGTGCCGACTGCGCCGCAAGATGCTACCAACTCGTCACCCTCTGTAGACGGAGCAGCCGAAGGGATATCTGTCCCGGACCGTTCATCCGTCGCACTCGCGCCTCCTGTAGCGGCACGTCCCTGCATCGCGGCTTGACCTACAGTCGATACGCCGTTCTGGTCTccacgctgctcaagaTCTTTGTTGCCCACCTTGCCGTTTCTAACCACCTTGTTCTGTCGCCCATCCGTCTCGCGGTTGGCCTCCCTATCCCTCTTGTTCCTGCTCTTGCCTGCgttggcttgctcgctctgTTCCTCCTTTCTCGCCAGCTTGGCACTCCACGCACCTTTCGCCTTGGCCAGCACGGTGAACAAGAAAAACGCATAGCTACCAGCGGCGGCCCTTCTATGTGGAGTAGCATTTCCCGCCTCCTCGCACGCCTTGGCCAccttctccaccatctcaaACGTATACTCTGCATCTACATCGATACCCAAATCCTCCTCTTTCGCCTTATCTGTACGCGGTGCTAGCGAAGCATTCACATTGTCAGCTGCCTGCACGGTGGCAGCTCCTGTGGCAGATGTCGAGATGAGGCCAACAATCTTGAGTGCAAAAATGGCGCAGTAAGCGGGCGTGACCACGGCCGAGTTGTGACCCCAGAATAAGCCGTTAGGCACCATTGTGGCGACAAAGAGGCCGAGGTAGGCCATGCAGCACGCATACGCGTCCCTGTAGATGGGGCGCAGAACTtcgaggccgagatggtTGCATTTCAGTGCGATcgtgtcgaggatgagtcTCGCGTACCAGTAGTACAGTTTCAGGCGGTTGATGCGCCCTAGTGTGGGTGGCAGAGTTGTGTTAGCTTCAAGTTCCGATTTGTCGCTGCCACCGTTGCTGCCACCGTTGCTGTTTGCGCTCGTATTGTCGGCTCGGAACTCGGGTGGATTGACAGCTTTGGTCATGGATAGCTGCGCATGCTGTGTCGACTGCTGATGCGACGGCCCTGTCCAAGTAGCGAGCCACGTATCGAGGTCTGATGCGCAAATTCGTCTAAACAGCTCTACCTGCTTGGCCGTACGCTCTGCAGGCAGATACGCATTGGAAGCGTCGACAAAGTTTTCAAAGAGCTCCGTATTGCGATTCATGAGCAAGCGCAACTGCACCGTGGCCACGACGGCCCTGTCGGATGGCAAGGCAAACTTATCCAGATGCCAGTGTGCGCAACCCATGACGACAGGGTCATTCGCCAAGGTCGGGCGCCTTCCCATGTGCTGGCTCATGCTCGTCTCGAAGAGCCACAGGTTGAGCCACGTGCGTTCTCGATTGCGCAGCCGCCGAGCTAGACCAGCGTCGTCCTGGCGATTGTCCGGGCGCACAGCGATGCGACTGTTCATGTCGAGCTCCGAAGCAATGCGAATGGCAAAGCCTACATAGGCCCAGGCCTTATCCTCTGACAAGGTGTTCATCTGCGGATGGTAGGCggcgaggatgatgagcgCCTGTGGGATCTCTGCATTCCTGTAGCCTTCCATCAAGATGGTGGGCAACAGATTGGTGCGGATGTGCATCTCGAGGTCGGATGCAATCTGACTCGCCTCGACCTGGTACTTTGCTGCAATCCAGCACGTACAACTAAGCAGGAGCGAAGAGCACGAGCGCACGTAATCGAATGTGTGCAGGTGCGGATCCAGCAGCGTGATGGTGGGGTTGATATGATCAATGTAGACAGCATAGAggctttgcgcttcagcGAGCGTGAGATAGCCGCGGTCGATAGGGTCGAACTGCGGCAGattgtcgagcttggtggtgaACAGGCCGACGTCGAAGAAGGCCTTACCGCGTCCGGGGCCAAAGCGTGACACTGTGTTGGTCTTTGTGAGGCCATGATATTCGCCAAAGAGACTGGCTCTCGCGTCTGTCGAGTCGCCTCTCCCACCCAACGAAGGTCGCCGTTGATCGCCAGAAGAAGCGGCCGTCCCGTTGTCATTGGTATCGGCCCGACCGAGAGGATCGGGGTGATCGTTTGACGCTGATGCAGCCTTATCGCCAGATGCACTGAAGCCAGCAGCCGCTGACGTATTGTTCGAGGCTTCGAGACCTTCGCGGGCCGAGTCACTCGCATGCGCCAGCAACTTGAGCGGGTTCGAAAGTGTGGGAAGTCCGAGGTTTTCGGGCTCGTCCGGATCGTCTGATGTCGGCGTTGCCGAAGTGATGCTGTGAGACGTCTGCCAGGATGAGGACGCAGAACGCTTTCGTTGCAGATCGGATGATTGTTGAACCATCGGGTTAGACTGTTCACGTTGCGTTGAAGCGAGGTGGGCACGCGGCGAGTGTGCAGGTGGGGACATGGCGGTAGAGAGAGGCGCAGCtggagctcgatgcgcgtCCACCGTCTTCCAGAAGGTGTCCGGTGAACAAGTCTCCTGATCGTCCAGAAGCTCGGACTGACCATCACGCCTGGTGTCAGCTGAGCCGGGTTTGGACGGTGCCTGCAAGCTGCCTGGGCTTCTTGCAATCTTGGTCCTCGAGAactgctcgagcgcacGGCTGAGCGAATCGACAgtgcgctcgagcttctgaATCTTGGAGCTATCCGATTTGCGGCCGCGCTTGTGGCTCTTGTAGAAGCATTCTTTGCCAAGACGCCTGCATCGGGAACACAAGTCGCCACCGGAGCATTTCACCTTGGAGAGACGACATTCCATGCAAGAGATCTTTTTCTCGACGGTAGCGGCGGCAGTAGCAGATGTTGAAGCTGCGCTGTTAACAGAGTCTTCGATAGGAGGAGGCCGAGGTTGACCTTCCGAAGCAAGCGTTGATGTGGATCTCGTTGATGAAGCGGATGCTAGCGGCGGTCGTGCGGCCAAAGCCTCAGAGTGATGAGGTACCGAAGATGTAGACGAGGCTGCTACGGAAGCAGGGGAATAGTTGTGGTCTGCGTAACTGTACTGATCTTGCGAATTCGAGTGTGAATGCGATGTgcgaggatgaggtgcATTCACGTAGTGGCGGCCTTGTTTATGGTGATGCTGCGCAGGGTCATAGTGCTGGTGTTGCGCATGCTGGTAAGGCGAGCAGTGCTGCGAGTCTGAGTAATGCACAAGTTGCGGAGATGGAGACGactctgcagcagctg encodes the following:
- a CDS encoding uncharacterized protein (related to JJJ1 cochaperone required for a late step of ribosome biogenesis); its protein translation is MGASQSSHKPGVAGGTATDANGDPAFVDYYELLHIEQTATSDEIRKAYRKLALKHHPDKNPDNVEQANKIFHKLQEAYEILSDDTERAWYDQNRERLLNGEGPDLDDDDVFEAFRSGAAEAPQPTSSARGLTAKALLRFFDPSLAKDLTEGDNGFYATYRRLFERLAQEERIAAPYPGEEKDSTLPSADAYPSFGYSHTPYSNAKGQQAAIHQTPVKDFYNVFMNFQSRKSFGWFDKYDVRDAPDRRVKRLMEKENKRARDAARREYNDAVRSLAAFIRKRDPRYKKFQAELNSTGPGSTADLARRKAEAEKIRLEREARAQSYQAQSWQQPDYHFSDEDDEEEEDVNDDDADSDFESVQKDGSRSLAGQDGALDSLDHSYAAWDCVACDRVFQSEAAFRNHERSAKHNKAVQKLQREMQDEEDELGLGLDADDIAIDASLADMHLDGSMAQTKADTNVSAGFSIPAFASEGAAGKSKKQKKQAKKRRQMEEVAGRTLDEDGFVVQDLNRKQAKPRASEEASPANEPSNDTGANKDTLVIHVVDDDDQLDGDAETNVCDQVGAGDEESVPPKPSASQKHDAAKSKTGPDQLQATDKGALSGTKDDPWAGLEDPYIPKSAFSVSLPPPLPPLTRPAGSFDIFGYGSLIFKPPPYVIGATPCYIKGFVRRFAQHSVDHRGTHERPGRVVTLVKASDWHPLRRAAKVDEPKSPEGDIVWGVSFTIDPEHAQVVKQYLDYREKNGYSAMYVPLYTKSKEQDGAQEETVLKNALVYVGLPSNPAFVGPQSLDALAQRIYTCAGPSGPNAEYLLKLANAVRELAPQSVDQHLFSLEKRLLLLQEQKVDPAMLIAQEAKQPSCKKVTTDSIEDEEDQQDARGWKGKKGSKGKLSGKSKEWCNVCKAGFESRSKLFNHIRETGHALASEQNGSVKKARRK